GGCTCGCAAACCCTTTGAGGGAAAAAAAGACACCCTCAGTCTGCTTTCCTTCTATGAGGAGGAGCTTCCCGAAACACTGATTTTGGTGGGTTTAGGTAAAAAAGAGGATTTTTCTTTGGAAACGCTTTCCTCCAGCCTTGCCAAGGGATTTCAAAAAGCCAAGTCGGAAAAAGCCTCTTCCCTTACTTTGGATCTTACGGTTTTAGAAGAATTATTCCCCTTCGAGAAGATTCTTCCCGTGGTAGGCAAAACCTTTACCTTAGCGAATTATGAATTTGTAAAATATCAAAAAGAAAAAGAAGGGGAAAATGAAAAAAAATCCAAGGAGGTTTTGCAGGATGTCTTTTTATTCTCTAAGGATGAAGAACAACTGCTGCTTCTGGAGAGTCTCCTTGCGGAAGGCATTCACGAAGGGCTCAGCACCTGTATTGCCCGAGATTTGGTCAATGAGCCGGCCAACGTAATCAATCCCGACAGCCTTGCCAAGGTTGCCCAACACCAAGGAGAAATCTTCGGATTTTCCGTTACCGTAAAGAATGAAAAAGAAATTGAAGATTTGGGTATGGAAGCGCTTCTGACCGTGGGTCGAGGCTCCAATAACCCTCCAAAACTGATCGTCATGAAGTACCACGGCAACGGTGACAGCGATGAAGTTTACGGACTGATCGGAAAAGGACTTACCTATGACTCCGGGGGCTATTCCCTTAAGCCCACGGATGGCATGTTGACCATGAAAATGGATATGGGTGGCTCCGCTGCGGTAATCGGTGCCATGGCCGCCATCGCAAAACAAGGGCTTAAAGTAAACGTTACCGCCGTGGTTGCCGCCTGCGAAAACATGATTTCCGGCGACGCCTTTCGACCGGGGGATGTAATCGGTTCCATGGCGGGAAAAACCATCGAAGTAACCAACACCGATGCCGAAGGTCGCCTCACCCTGGCAGATGCTGTAACCTACGCGATCGAAAAGGAAGGGGCTACCAAAATCATTGATATCGCCACCCTGACTGGGGCTGCCTTAGTGGCTATGGGTAAGGACATCACCCCATACCTTTCCACGGATG
The sequence above is drawn from the Isachenkonia alkalipeptolytica genome and encodes:
- a CDS encoding leucyl aminopeptidase, yielding MNISLKGLSILRETKALLLPVFEKEGIHGESYPSNLKEVLEKKAARKPFEGKKDTLSLLSFYEEELPETLILVGLGKKEDFSLETLSSSLAKGFQKAKSEKASSLTLDLTVLEELFPFEKILPVVGKTFTLANYEFVKYQKEKEGENEKKSKEVLQDVFLFSKDEEQLLLLESLLAEGIHEGLSTCIARDLVNEPANVINPDSLAKVAQHQGEIFGFSVTVKNEKEIEDLGMEALLTVGRGSNNPPKLIVMKYHGNGDSDEVYGLIGKGLTYDSGGYSLKPTDGMLTMKMDMGGSAAVIGAMAAIAKQGLKVNVTAVVAACENMISGDAFRPGDVIGSMAGKTIEVTNTDAEGRLTLADAVTYAIEKEGATKIIDIATLTGAALVAMGKDITPYLSTDDDMSRDLEKASENALEKVWRLPAEKSYLDLLKSDIADIKNSGPRLAGTITAGLFVQSFAKDVPWMHLDIAGTAWTDKKKDLCPIGGTGSGASLLYHYFKLLSQ